The following proteins are co-located in the Komagataeibacter sp. FNDCF1 genome:
- a CDS encoding efflux transporter outer membrane subunit gives MKRFLLVGLSALAGCTVGPTYHKPQVKAPATWRDTQPPAESTVSTASTDPQWWKLFNDPLLTRLENEVAASNLDLKAASLRLMQSQAERRIASAAQFPHAEANASYARERASTNGILGLLGTMEREGAGSVASGTQGFGPTALPGSVGNPSFNLPQYGMNASWEVDLWGHVRRQVEAATAAMHATEEMRRDILVSLMAETAQDYIDLRATQTQIGILEHNIDIATNSVRLTTMRLQQGAATRLDVAEATGQLHTFTSRLAPLKAQATHLLNALSFLVAREPGALDAELGPSAPIPVVPPTIPVGLPSELAERRPDIRMAADRLHAATASIGVAIADFFPRITLSGSLDVQALQFSGLGSWASRQYGFGPTATLPIFEGGRLTGQLHLRRAQQKEAATMFQRTVLKAWQEIDDAMADFTAAQKRRDELAEAVHENGIAVETAKAQYVQGSSDFLNVLTLQNALLSSQAALADATAHVADSVTRLYRAVGGGWQDLYPEQKKRKAGKHG, from the coding sequence ATGAAGCGTTTCCTCCTTGTCGGGCTGTCGGCGCTGGCGGGCTGCACGGTCGGTCCGACCTACCACAAGCCCCAGGTCAAGGCGCCCGCCACATGGCGTGATACCCAGCCGCCCGCCGAAAGCACGGTCAGCACCGCATCGACCGACCCGCAGTGGTGGAAGCTGTTCAACGACCCGCTGCTGACCCGGCTGGAAAACGAAGTGGCGGCCAGCAACCTTGATCTGAAAGCCGCCAGCCTGCGGCTTATGCAGAGCCAGGCGGAAAGGCGGATCGCCAGCGCCGCACAGTTCCCGCATGCCGAGGCCAATGCGTCCTACGCGCGTGAACGGGCCAGCACCAATGGCATACTGGGGCTGCTGGGCACGATGGAACGTGAAGGCGCGGGCTCCGTCGCATCGGGCACGCAGGGCTTTGGCCCCACCGCGCTGCCGGGCAGCGTGGGCAATCCGTCGTTCAACCTGCCGCAATACGGCATGAATGCATCATGGGAAGTGGACCTGTGGGGCCATGTGCGCCGGCAGGTGGAAGCGGCAACGGCGGCCATGCACGCCACCGAGGAAATGCGGCGCGACATCCTGGTCTCGCTCATGGCGGAAACCGCGCAGGACTATATCGACCTGCGTGCGACCCAGACCCAGATCGGCATTCTTGAACATAACATCGACATCGCCACCAACAGCGTCCGCCTGACCACGATGCGCCTGCAGCAGGGGGCCGCCACAAGGCTGGATGTGGCGGAGGCGACGGGGCAGCTGCACACCTTCACCTCCCGCCTTGCACCGCTGAAGGCACAGGCCACGCACCTGCTCAATGCACTGAGCTTCCTTGTAGCGCGTGAGCCCGGCGCACTGGATGCCGAACTTGGTCCATCGGCCCCCATTCCGGTGGTGCCTCCCACCATTCCGGTCGGCCTGCCATCCGAACTGGCCGAACGCCGCCCCGATATCCGCATGGCGGCGGACCGGCTGCATGCGGCAACAGCCAGCATTGGTGTTGCCATTGCCGATTTCTTTCCGCGCATCACGCTTTCGGGTAGTCTGGACGTGCAGGCCCTGCAGTTCAGCGGGCTGGGGTCATGGGCATCGCGCCAGTACGGTTTTGGTCCCACGGCGACACTGCCCATATTCGAAGGCGGCCGCCTGACCGGGCAGTTGCACCTGCGCCGCGCCCAGCAGAAGGAGGCGGCGACGATGTTCCAGCGCACCGTACTCAAGGCATGGCAGGAAATCGATGACGCCATGGCCGACTTTACGGCAGCGCAGAAGCGGCGCGACGAACTGGCCGAAGCCGTGCACGAGAACGGGATCGCGGTGGAGACGGCCAAGGCGCAGTATGTTCAGGGTTCATCCGATTTCCTGAATGTGCTGACCCTGCAGAACGCGCTGCTGTCATCCCAGGCGGCACTGGCGGATGCCACGGCGCATGTCGCGGATTCCGTGACCCGTCTCTACCGTGCGGTGGGCGGTGGATGGCAGGATCTTTACCCGGAACAGAAGAAAAGGAAGGCAGGAAAGCATGGCTGA
- a CDS encoding HlyD family secretion protein, with protein sequence MIYRKPLLYAGCTAVVLALVAWGGARLVNGDGISQYTNDAYVIADFPTVAPKVSGRIDRVIAQDNEQVHAGEELAHIEDDDYRAALDVARGNRQAAQGDVSNLEAELARQDAVIAGARAAVQSDEADLAFAHLNAARYRNLSSGGAGTIEQKQHSEAQEKEAQAAIARESAGVDAATRQVDVLRGQLERARGMLLRAQGDEKQAELNLSYCTIPAPMDGVVGERGVRVGNYVHAGTGILAVVPTHEAYVLANFQETQLTKVQTGQAATIWVDTFPGHPLKAHVDSLAPATGVAFAPIQPDNATGNFTKVVQRIPVKLTFDPGQPLADRVRVGMSVEVNIDTSSRPEGPHAGDARYVWQ encoded by the coding sequence ATGATCTACAGGAAACCGCTGCTTTACGCAGGCTGCACCGCCGTCGTGCTGGCCCTTGTCGCCTGGGGGGGCGCGCGTCTGGTCAATGGCGATGGCATCAGCCAGTACACCAATGATGCCTATGTTATCGCCGACTTCCCCACCGTCGCCCCAAAGGTATCGGGCCGCATAGACCGCGTGATCGCGCAGGATAACGAGCAGGTCCATGCGGGTGAGGAACTGGCCCATATCGAGGATGACGACTACCGCGCCGCTCTGGACGTGGCGCGCGGCAACCGGCAGGCGGCGCAGGGTGACGTGAGCAACCTCGAGGCCGAACTGGCCCGGCAGGATGCGGTCATCGCGGGCGCGCGCGCCGCCGTGCAGTCCGATGAGGCGGACCTGGCGTTCGCGCATCTTAACGCTGCGCGGTACCGCAACCTGTCATCGGGCGGGGCAGGCACGATCGAGCAGAAGCAGCATTCCGAGGCACAGGAAAAAGAAGCGCAGGCCGCAATTGCGCGCGAGAGCGCTGGCGTGGATGCCGCCACAAGGCAGGTGGATGTGCTCAGGGGCCAGCTTGAGCGCGCCCGTGGCATGCTGCTGCGCGCGCAGGGGGATGAGAAGCAGGCCGAACTGAACCTGTCCTACTGCACCATTCCCGCCCCCATGGATGGCGTGGTGGGCGAGCGTGGCGTGCGCGTGGGTAACTACGTGCATGCGGGCACCGGCATCCTGGCGGTGGTACCAACGCATGAAGCCTACGTGCTGGCCAATTTTCAGGAAACGCAGCTGACAAAGGTGCAGACCGGGCAGGCCGCGACCATATGGGTCGATACCTTCCCCGGCCACCCGCTGAAAGCGCATGTGGATTCGCTGGCCCCCGCTACGGGCGTTGCCTTCGCCCCCATCCAGCCCGATAACGCCACCGGCAACTTTACCAAGGTGGTGCAGCGCATTCCGGTCAAGCTGACATTCGACCCCGGCCAGCCGCTTGCGGACCGTGTGCGCGTCGGCATGTCGGTGGAAGTGAATATCGATACGTCCTCCAGACCCGAAGGCCCGCATGCCGGTGATGCCCGCTATGTCTGGCAGTAA
- a CDS encoding MFS transporter — MNNVASASAADGPVIHAAPPRPSYIPPFGVRTVIGCLGMLLAVHVAGFNEHVTEIGLSDIRGAMHIGHDEGTWVIAIYEAFNIAAMAFTPWFYMTFSIYRFSIFMTAMLALLSIPAPFMPDVASLCILRAFQGLAGGCLPPVLMTVMLKYLPPQIRVFGIGGYAMSATFGPNLGLPLEAFWFEHAGWHWLYWEIIPTAALAIAMMAYGLPRDPMHFERFEKFNWLGILVGLPAICSLVIVLYQGDRLDWFRSPVITDLAFWGGAAFIVFVINEAYHPSPYFRIQYWRSRNIQASLLSLVGILAICAMMGDIPAVYLEGVRGYRPIQAAPVSLVVALPQLVMLPLIAAICNSRRVDCRFVLAGGMLCLAASAWLGTWLTVDWVRDNFYLLQVLQVFGQPMTVIPTLMLATMAMGPADGPFISGMVNMLKGLANAVAFAIFGALTRRREQYHSTMLLDHHGTHQLALQGMGNPISQQLAPTSPDSAHVARNALQVFHTYVHEQALVLALNDIYYILIWVCLFYAVMNLVLPRRVYPPQAPSPAAPAR; from the coding sequence ATGAACAACGTCGCTTCCGCATCCGCGGCTGATGGGCCAGTCATCCATGCCGCACCGCCAAGGCCGTCCTATATCCCGCCTTTTGGCGTGCGGACGGTCATCGGCTGCCTTGGCATGCTGCTGGCGGTCCATGTGGCGGGCTTCAACGAGCACGTGACCGAGATCGGCCTGTCCGATATCCGTGGCGCGATGCACATCGGCCACGATGAAGGCACGTGGGTCATCGCGATATACGAGGCGTTCAACATTGCCGCCATGGCGTTCACGCCGTGGTTCTACATGACGTTCTCGATCTACCGTTTCTCGATTTTCATGACGGCGATGCTGGCGCTGCTGTCCATCCCGGCACCCTTCATGCCCGATGTGGCATCATTGTGCATCCTGCGTGCCTTCCAGGGGCTGGCCGGGGGGTGCCTGCCGCCGGTGCTCATGACCGTCATGCTCAAATACCTGCCACCGCAGATCCGCGTGTTCGGCATTGGCGGCTATGCCATGAGTGCCACCTTCGGCCCCAATCTGGGCCTGCCGCTGGAAGCCTTCTGGTTCGAGCACGCAGGCTGGCACTGGCTGTACTGGGAGATCATTCCGACAGCCGCCCTTGCCATCGCCATGATGGCCTACGGCCTGCCGCGTGACCCGATGCATTTCGAACGCTTCGAGAAGTTCAACTGGCTGGGCATCCTTGTGGGGCTGCCCGCGATCTGTTCGCTGGTCATCGTGCTGTACCAGGGTGACCGGCTGGACTGGTTCCGCTCCCCGGTCATTACCGACCTTGCCTTCTGGGGTGGGGCGGCTTTCATCGTGTTCGTCATCAACGAGGCGTATCATCCCAGCCCGTATTTCCGTATCCAGTACTGGCGTTCACGCAATATCCAGGCATCGCTGCTCTCGCTGGTGGGCATTCTGGCCATCTGCGCGATGATGGGGGACATCCCGGCCGTGTATCTGGAGGGCGTGCGCGGCTACCGCCCCATACAGGCGGCCCCGGTGTCACTGGTGGTGGCGCTGCCGCAGCTGGTCATGCTGCCGCTCATTGCCGCCATATGCAACAGCCGCCGGGTGGACTGCCGCTTCGTGCTGGCGGGGGGCATGCTGTGCCTTGCGGCATCAGCGTGGCTGGGTACGTGGCTGACGGTGGACTGGGTGCGCGACAATTTCTACCTTCTGCAGGTGCTGCAGGTCTTTGGTCAGCCCATGACCGTCATCCCCACGCTCATGCTGGCCACCATGGCCATGGGTCCGGCCGACGGGCCGTTCATCTCCGGCATGGTGAACATGCTCAAGGGGCTGGCCAATGCGGTGGCATTTGCCATATTCGGCGCGCTGACCCGGCGGCGCGAGCAGTACCACTCCACCATGCTGCTTGACCACCACGGCACCCACCAGCTTGCCCTGCAGGGCATGGGCAACCCGATCAGCCAGCAGCTTGCCCCCACATCGCCCGACAGTGCGCATGTGGCGCGCAACGCGCTGCAGGTATTCCACACCTACGTGCATGAGCAGGCGCTCGTGCTGGCGCTGAACGATATCTACTACATCCTGATCTGGGTCTGTCTTTTCTATGCCGTCATGAATCTTGTCCTGCCGCGCCGTGTCTATCCACCGCAGGCGCCTTCACCCGCTGCTCCAGCCCGCTAA